In Daphnia magna isolate NIES linkage group LG6, ASM2063170v1.1, whole genome shotgun sequence, the following are encoded in one genomic region:
- the LOC116924833 gene encoding CBL-interacting protein kinase 16: MDDPFNLEDDGLMPFIHRISSEQIIYKSKKNQCKFIGKYVMGDLLGEGSYGKVKEVLDTETLCRKAVKILKRRKLRRIPNGEQNVEREIKLLQQLNHKNVIRLYEVMHNEEKQKMYLIFEYCVSGLQELIDSTPLKKFPIWQAHGYFCQLIDGLEYLHSQGIIHKDIKPSNLLLTTDGLLKISDLGVAEALDMFALDDLCQTSQGSPAFQPPEIANGLDSFPGFKVDVWSSGVTLFNISTGKYPFEGDNIFKLFEKIGEGVFEIPEEVDELLSDLLRGMLHKDPYLRFSLPQVQHHGWFIKRHPRTEPSVRIPPLRGDESRNMTVLKYLESHHGNNSDEDDCSDSHYFTEHDLTAQRLQQELQQHMQQQNSRSAPPSPGTSFFGFGQSAEIDIILDGAATRRTAEVKTEDGKKERLFLFFDGESLSGKVNITLKRPGYKLEHQGIKIEFLGQIELYYDRGNQHEFTSLVKELARPGELHHNTSYDFDFNQVEKPYEVYTGTNVKLRYFLRVTVVRRLTDIVKEVDLAVHTLSSYPEMNSSIKMEVGIEDSLHIEFEYNKSKYHLKDVIVGKIYFLLVRIKIRHMEIAIIRRETTGSGPNVFNENETIAKYEIMDGSPVRGESIPIRVFLAGYDLTPTMRDINKKFSVRYYLNLVLVDEEERRYFKQQEITLWRKGDRIRKSLQMAPVPVTTPTNGESDQLQAFEKIPTPVSEEASLEDSPTEEPAPNPAPSEDIPRVESYAEGVPTEDA, encoded by the exons atggatgatCCATTCAACTTGGAAGATGATGGTCTCATGCCTTTCATACATAGGATAAGCTCAGAGCAAATTATTTacaaatctaaaaaaaatcagtgtAAATTCATTGGCAAATATGTCATGGGAGATTTGTTGGGAGAGGGCAGCTATGGTAAGGTTAAAGAAGTTCTTGACACAGAGACATTGTGCAGAAAAGCTGtcaaaatattgaaaaggagGAAACTAAGACGAATCCCTAATGGCGAGCAAAATGTAGAAAG GGAAATCAAACTACTACAGCAACTCAATCACAAAAATGTGATTCGTTTATATGAGGTCATGcacaatgaagaaaaacagaaaatgtaCCTCATTTTTGAATACTGTGTGTCTGGTTTACAAGAATTAATTGACAGCACTCCCTTGAAGAAGTTTCCAATATGGCAGGCTCATGG ATACTTCTGTCAGCTGATAGATGGATTGGAATATTTACACAGTCAGGGAATCATCCACAAAGACATTAAACCAAGTAACCTATTGCTCACTACAGATGGTTTGCTGAAAATCTCTGATCTTGGAGTGGCAGAG GCTTTAGATATGTTTGCACTGGATGATCTATGCCAAACTAGCCAAGGATCACCAGCTTTTCAACCTCCAGAAATCGCCAATGGATTGGATTCATTTCCAGGATTTAAAGTTGATGTATGGAGTAGTGGTGTCACTTT GTTTAACATTTCGACTGGCAAATATCCTTTTGAAGGAGACAATATTTTCAAGCTATTTGAGAAAATCGGCGAAGGTGTATTTGAAATTCCTGAGGAAGTCGATGAGCTATTAAGTGACCTTCTCAGAGGAATGCTTCACAAAGATCCTTATCTACGTTTTTCTCTGCCACAAGTCCAGCACCATGG ATGGTTTATCAAGCGGCATCCGCGGACCGAGCCGTCTGTCCGTATTCCGCCATTGCGTGGAGACGAAAGTCGAAATATGACAGTGCTTAAATATTTAGAGTCGCATCATGGTAACAACTCAGATGAGGATGATTGCAGTGATTCTCATTACTTTACGGAACATGACTTGACAG cTCAAAGATTACAGCAAGAATTGCAACAGCATATGCAGCAGCAAAACAGCCGAAGCGCTCCTCCTAGTCCCGGGACA AGTTTCTTCGGTTTTGGTCAAAGTGCTGAAATAGACATTATTCTGGATGGAGCAGCAACAAGAAGGACTGCAGAAGTGAAAACAGAAgatgggaaaaaagaaaggctgtttttattctttgatGGGGAAAGCCTCTCAGGAAAG GTAAATATAACACTGAAGCGACCAGGCTACAAACTGGAGCACCAGGGcatcaaaattgaatttcttggtCAAATCGAACTCTACTATGACAGAGGGAATCAGCATGAATTTACTTCATTGGTGAAGGAGTTAGCTCGCCCAGGCGAGCTCCATCACAACACCAGTtatgattttgatttcaacCAAGTGGAGAAACCATATGAGGTCTACACTGGCACAAATGTCAAGCTAAG ATATTTCCTTAGAGTGACAGTAGTTAGAAGATTAACAGATATAGTCAAAGAAGTAGATTTAGCGGTGCACACGCTTAGTTCTTATCCGGAAATGAACAGCAGCATTAAAATGGAAGTCGGCATCGAAGATTCGTTACACATTGAATTTGAGTACAACAAATCCAA GTACCATTTGAAAGATGTAATAGTGGGTAAAATTTACTTCCTCCTCGTGAGAATCAAAATTCGTCATATGGAAATTGCCATCATTCGAAGGGAGACAACAGGTTCTGGACCAAACGTCTTTAATGAAAATGAAACTATTGCAAAATATGAGATTATGGATGGCTCACCTGTTCGAGGCGAGAGCATACCTATAAGAGTATTTCTTGCTGGTTACGATCTAACGCCAACCATGCGtgacataaataaaaaattctctGTTCGTTATTACCTGAATCTCGTTCTGGTTGACGAAGAGGAACGCCGCTATTTCAAGCAACAG GAAATTACCTTGTGGCGAAAAGGAGATAGGATACGCAAATCCCTGCAAATGGCACCAGTACCAGTGACAACACCAACTAATGGTGAGAGTGACCAGCTGCAAGCGTTTGAGAAAATTCCAACACCTGTAAGTGAAGAAGCGTCTTTGGAAGATTCTCCAACAGAAGAACCTGCTCCAAATCCTGCGCCTTCTGAAGATATTCCCAGGGTAGAGTCTTATGCAGAAGGTGTCCCCACAGAGGATGCGTGA